One region of Bradyrhizobium betae genomic DNA includes:
- a CDS encoding acyltransferase family protein: MDKIPEIDGLRALAILLVVLWHYVGASSEIGSASILWKLTIFGRSGVDLFFVLSGFLITRILLRNKGSKNYFSVFYARRALRILPIYYAMILVCAIASMVHFAPALFDGQIPLWTYVVGLQNLWMTARETYGAIWLAGTWSLAIEEQFYLLFPAVIALTSERRLRALLIAIIVLCPILRVFAWWHGGALATYGYYVLTPLRADNLAIGAIIALYAEGGADNRRLQTIANFMLIATSVFFPIYAIAIATDTDVQMAIWGHTYLGLFYGSLLFAVLKRRGSPSLAILRSRTAQFFARISYALYLVHVCVALLISLTFHLSRDVSTWQGVGVALSAFALSAAICALSATYFELPLIRFSQRYFRYGGARPNARTAFAGVSDKPAREPLSY, encoded by the coding sequence ATGGATAAAATACCAGAGATCGACGGCCTGAGAGCATTGGCGATCCTATTGGTCGTTCTTTGGCACTATGTCGGCGCCAGCTCCGAGATCGGCTCTGCATCCATCCTGTGGAAGCTGACAATCTTCGGACGATCCGGAGTAGACCTTTTCTTCGTCTTATCCGGATTTTTGATTACCCGGATACTATTGCGCAACAAAGGATCCAAAAATTACTTCTCGGTTTTCTATGCACGCCGCGCGCTTCGCATTCTACCGATTTACTACGCAATGATCCTGGTGTGCGCAATCGCCAGCATGGTTCATTTTGCACCTGCTCTTTTCGACGGCCAGATACCGCTCTGGACTTATGTTGTCGGTCTTCAGAACCTTTGGATGACCGCCCGGGAGACCTATGGAGCGATATGGCTCGCGGGCACTTGGTCACTGGCAATCGAGGAGCAGTTCTATCTCCTGTTTCCGGCGGTGATCGCGCTCACTTCGGAACGTCGGCTGCGCGCGCTCTTGATAGCCATTATTGTCCTTTGTCCGATCTTGCGGGTCTTTGCCTGGTGGCATGGTGGGGCGCTCGCGACATATGGATATTATGTCCTTACTCCCTTGCGGGCCGACAACTTGGCGATCGGAGCGATTATTGCACTCTACGCAGAGGGTGGAGCCGATAATCGGAGACTGCAGACCATTGCGAATTTTATGCTGATCGCAACTTCTGTCTTTTTCCCGATCTACGCGATAGCGATCGCAACAGATACCGACGTACAAATGGCTATCTGGGGTCACACTTACCTGGGGCTGTTCTACGGGTCGCTGTTGTTCGCAGTCTTGAAGCGACGCGGTTCTCCAAGCTTGGCTATCCTGCGAAGCCGGACCGCTCAGTTCTTTGCTAGAATTTCTTATGCACTTTACTTGGTGCACGTTTGCGTTGCCCTCCTGATCTCCTTGACCTTTCATCTGTCTCGAGACGTATCCACCTGGCAGGGAGTGGGCGTCGCACTCAGCGCATTCGCGCTCTCTGCAGCAATCTGCGCCTTGAGCGCCACGTATTTTGAACTACCTCTCATCAGGTTCTCGCAGCGTTATTTTCGCTATGGCGGGGCGCGGCCCAATGCGCGGACCGCTTTCGCTGGAGTGTCGGACAAGCCTGCCCGCGAGCCTCTAAGCTACTGA